From the genome of Chelonia mydas isolate rCheMyd1 chromosome 2, rCheMyd1.pri.v2, whole genome shotgun sequence, one region includes:
- the LOC119565492 gene encoding regucalcin-like, whose protein sequence is MLERHQGDLYTLFPDHSVVKHFDQVDISNGLDWSLDHKTFFYIDSLSYSVDAFDYDLQTEKISNRRSMYKLEKEETIPDGMCIDTEGKLWVACYDGGRVIRLDPETGKRIQTVKLPVDKTTSCCFAPGSGGLMMTVRSTD, encoded by the coding sequence ATGCTAGAGAGACACCAAGGTGATCTGTATACACTCTTCCCTGATCATTCTGTAGTGAAGCATTTTGATCAGGTGGACATCTCTAATGGCTTGGATTGGTCACTGGATCACAAGACTTTCTTTTACATTGATAGCCTGTCCTACTCTGTGGATGCCTTTGATTATGACCTGCAAACAGAAAAAATTTCCAATCGCAGGAGTATGTACAAGCTAGAAAAGGAAGAAACCATCCCTGATGGAATGTGTATTGATACAGAAGGCAAACTCTGGGTAGCCTGTTATGATGGAGGGAGAGTGATCCGTCTAGACCCTGAGACAGGAAAAAGAATCCAGACTGTGAAACTGCCTGTTGACAAGACAACTTCCTGCTGCTTTGCCCCAGGAAGCGGGGGCTTAATGATGACTGTTAGAAGCACAGACTGa